The following is a genomic window from Polaribacter atrinae.
TTTCATCTGCCTCTACAATTACTTTGTTTTTTGCACCTTGCGTTATGTATAAATCAATGCCTGTACTTACTTGAATCCCTGTAAAGCTATTCGATGTTTTTCTTGTTTCCGTTATTACATTTCTGTTTCCGGTTACTCTATTTAACATATCTACTGCACAAGAAGTGAAAACCGTAGTTATAAATAGGATTGCGATAATTTTTGTTACTGATTTTTTCATGAGTTTAGGTTGATTAGATTGTAAATGTCTTTTAATAGACGCTTAAAATCAAAGATTGGTTACTCAGTTGTCAATTTTTATAGGTGAATTGTATTAGATCGTCTTTTCATTACCGGTACAATCTGTACATTTTAAGGTTGTATCTGTCATTATAAAATGATGATTCGCCATGTCTTTGTCATAAATATCAGTTTCATTTTTTACATCGTCTAAAAAGTTTTTTATTGAATGATCAAAATAAACGGTGTTCCCTTCTGGAATATAAACTGTGATATTAACTTCTTCATTTTTCCATATATTTTTAAAGTTTGATAAATAATAAGCATCTAAAACAATCGTATTATTGATAATTTCATATTTATATTCAATTCTTTCAGCATTCCAGTTTGCATTGTATCTAGTTTTTCCAGAAGACTCTTTTTGAAGAATTATATATGCTTCATTAGAATTACTTTTTTTTACATCGACATTAATATTATTAGAATATAATTTGTTTATTCCATCTATTTCAACTTGCTGTTTACTAGAATTTCTTCTTAAATTGTGTCTGTAGTAAATTTCATCGTCATTTATCATTTTTAAATTGATGGTATCTTTTTCGATGATATTTAAAGCTGTTTTCTTTATAAACTGACCGTCATTTACATGAGAGGTTCCGTATTCTATTCCTGTAAAAATCATGGTTAATAAAGCAATCACCCAAATACCTAGCAATGTTAATGAGGTTGGTTTGCTAATTTTTTTTACACTGCTCGATAATATGCGCAAGCCTAAAACAAATAAGATTAAAAACGGAATACCAATTAATAAAAATGCTGCAAGTGTTAATACCCACTTTGGTAAAATTGCGTCATAGAAAAATGGCGGGTATTGTAAAAACTCTCCATTCACATTTAAAATCTCTAAACTTCCTACTGAAAACCCACCAATGATTAGTGATAAAATAACTGCACCAGCAATAAACACTAGTAGAATTCCAATAAATTTACCAATCACTTTAAAGAATACAAGAATAATCTTGCCTATGGTGTTGATGAAATCTTGTAATCCGTTATTTTTTACCGGCTTTCCCGAAAAAGTCTGATTCATTTTTTCTGAAAACTCATTGGCACCATCTTTAAATTTTTCTGAAGCTTTATTCGCAAATTCGGTTACATTTTCTGAAACATTATTAAACTCTTCACGAATCTTTTTTTCGATATTATCAATGTTTACAGGTTCACCTTCCATCTGCAATTTTTCTGCGGTGGTTTTAGCTTCTGGTAATAAAATCCAAAGGATAATGTATAAGATTACTCCAAAACCAGCACCAAAGAATAAAGCTAATAAACCAAGGCGAATCCAAATAGTATCTACATCAAAATAATGAGCAATACCTGCGGCAACTCCACCTAAAAATTTATCATCACCATCTCTAAAAAGCTTTTTTCCGGTAGAGTTATTTCTTTTATAAGAATAGCTAGCATCGTTATATTCTTCTTCTGCACCAGCGTAATCTTCTGGTTGCCCCATAATTTTAATGATATCTTCTATATCACCTTCATTAATTACTTGTCTAGCATCTGTTATTTTTTCTGATAACAATTCGCTAATACGAGCTTCTATATCTGCTATGATTTCGTTTTTTCCTTGCGGATCATCGCTTAACGATCTAGAAATAGATTCTAGGTATCGTTTTAATTTCTGATAGGCAATTTCATCTATGTGGAAGAAAAATCCACCTAAATTTATGTTGATAGTCTTATTCATTTGTGGTTGGTTTTTTGCTGATTACTTGGTTTACTGCACTAACTAAATTACTCCATGTTTTGTCTAATTCTTTTATAAACATGCCTCCGTTTTCTGTTAAAACGTAATACTTTCTTGGTGGTCCAGAGGTTGATTCTTCCCATCTGTAGGTTAGTAAACCTGCGTTTTTTAAACGGGTTAGTAACGGATATATGGTTCCTTCAACCACAATCATTTCTGCACCTTTTAGCGTTTTAAGAATTTCAGAAGTATAGGCATCACCATTTTTTAAGATGGATAAAATGCAGTACTCTAAAACACCTTTTCGCATTTGTGCTTTTGTGTTTTCTATTTTCATTTAGTGTGGTTTTTAAATGATTATTTTATAAATTTTATAGTGAAAGGATACTTATAATTTTCTCCTTCTTTTGCTTTTAATGACGCAATAATAATTAAGGCTATTTTAATAACTCCTACAATACCAGCTAAAGAAGCAAACCCCATAAAACCAAAAAAGTTATGTGAATCGAAATTGATACTTACCTGATTAAAGTTGTTAAAATTGTTGAAGTTTCTAAAAATAGAACCAACAAAAAGAGGGATAAAAGACAAGGTTAAAATAAAGATGTATAAAGAATAACTGATATTAAAATTAATAGCTTCTTTGCCTTGTTCGTCTAAAAAGTTGCTTCTGTCTTTTAATGTTTGCCATGCAATTAAAGGTGTAATAATATTACCAAAAGGAAATATAAATCCTGCAAATGCAGAAATATGAATTAAAAAGGCATTGGTGTTTTCTTTATTTTGTTTCATGATTTATAAACTATATAATACTTTCTTATACAAATATATGTCTTAAAAAAGGTATTATGCATTGCATAGTACTATAATTAACATTTTTTTAACATTTTGATTTTTGAAATAAAAGAATTAAAAAGGCTTGTATGTCTTGTTTTTATTGAGTTTTTGTTTCATTTATTTTAACTACCTTGTCAAGGTCAAAATATATTGACGAAATTTATTAAATCAAAAAAATGAAATTTACACCAAGAAAAGTCAATCTTTTTAACCTTGTAAAATTGCCTTTGGCATATTTAGGAGGCGTAAGAGTACGCACAATTACAGATACAGAAGTGGTGGTTTCTATAAAACATAGATGGATGAATCAAAATCCGTTTAAAAGTATGTTTTGGGCTGCTCAAGGTATGGCGGCAGAAATGCCAACAGGAGTTTTAGTAATGAAGGCAATAGATGATTCTAAGCGGAAAGTATCGATGCTGGTAACAAAGCAAGAAGCTGAGTTCTTTAAAAAGGCAACAGGAAAAATCCTTTTTTCTTGCAAGGGTGGAAATGAGATTAGAGAGGCAATTCAAAAATCTATAGCCACAGGAGAAGGACAAGTAATTGTTTTAACATCCGAAGGAAAAAATAAAGAAGGTGTTATCGTTTCTAGATTTAAATTCCATTGGAGTTTACGTGTAAAGAAATAAATTAGTCCTTCTTTTTGTATAACTCAGGTCTTTCTTCGTTATAATCACAATCTTGAAAAATACCACAAGATACACTTGTACGTGCCAAGGGTTTTGATGTTTCAAATTTATTATAGAAAGTTTCTATTTCTGGAGATAAATATTTCATAATTTCTTTTTTTTATAATTTACAAATTAGGTTTTTTCTAACTACATATCAAAAGTAATATTTTTGTTTGCGCAGTAAAACAACAAGAAGTTAATTTTGTGTTATAAGTAAAGTAATCAAATTAACTTTATCATAATATAGAAGAGTAAATGTGATTTTGGAAAAAAGATTACATATTTTTTAAGAAAGTAAAATTGATTAAATTTAAAAATTAATTATTTATTGATGTAACAAAAAGAGTCTAAAATCATCTTATAATATATAAACCTTAAAAAACAAGTTATGTTTCAAGATAAAATACCACAAAATTCATCAAATAGAAATGCACACGAAATAGATTATAAAATCTTTGGCGAAGAAATGCAGTTTGTAGAAATTGAGTTAGATCCGCAAGAAGGTGTAGTTGCAGAAGCAGGTACTTTTATGATGATGGACAACAACATTAAAATGAATACTATTTTAGGTGATGGTTCTAATCAAGAAACGGGTTTGTTAGGAAAGATATTTTCTGCAGGAAAAAGAATCTTAACCGGAGAAAGTTTATTTATGACTGTTTTTACAAACGATGGGGTTGGTAAAAAACAAATTTCATTTGCATCTCCATATCCTGGAAAAATAATTCCGATTGATTTAACCCAGTTTGGTGGAAAATTCATTTGTCAGAAAGACGCTTTTTTATGCGCAGCAAAAGGAGTTTCTATAGGTATCGAGTTTTCTAAAAAGTTAGGTAGAGGTTTGTTTGGTGGCGAAGGTTTTATCATGCAAAAGATAGAAGGCGATGGTTTAGGCTTTATTCATGCAGGAGGAACCATGGCTAAAAAAGTATTGCAACCAGGAGAAGTTTTAAAAGTAGACACTGGTTGTATTGTTGGTTTTACGCAAGATGTACAGTATGATATTGAGTTTGTTGGTGGTATAAAAAACACCATTTTTGGTGGCGAAGGAATGTTTTTTGCTTCTTTACGCGGACCAGGAACAGTCTATATACAATCTTTACCATTTAGTAGATTGGCAGGAAGAGTGCTTTCTATGGCGCCAAGATCTGGAAACGGAAGTAGAGGAGAAGGCAGTGTTTTAGGAGGAATTGGAGACTTGTTAGATGGCG
Proteins encoded in this region:
- a CDS encoding DUF4870 domain-containing protein — encoded protein: MKQNKENTNAFLIHISAFAGFIFPFGNIITPLIAWQTLKDRSNFLDEQGKEAINFNISYSLYIFILTLSFIPLFVGSIFRNFNNFNNFNQVSINFDSHNFFGFMGFASLAGIVGVIKIALIIIASLKAKEGENYKYPFTIKFIK
- a CDS encoding PadR family transcriptional regulator, whose product is MKIENTKAQMRKGVLEYCILSILKNGDAYTSEILKTLKGAEMIVVEGTIYPLLTRLKNAGLLTYRWEESTSGPPRKYYVLTENGGMFIKELDKTWSNLVSAVNQVISKKPTTNE
- a CDS encoding PspC domain-containing protein, translated to MNKTININLGGFFFHIDEIAYQKLKRYLESISRSLSDDPQGKNEIIADIEARISELLSEKITDARQVINEGDIEDIIKIMGQPEDYAGAEEEYNDASYSYKRNNSTGKKLFRDGDDKFLGGVAAGIAHYFDVDTIWIRLGLLALFFGAGFGVILYIILWILLPEAKTTAEKLQMEGEPVNIDNIEKKIREEFNNVSENVTEFANKASEKFKDGANEFSEKMNQTFSGKPVKNNGLQDFINTIGKIILVFFKVIGKFIGILLVFIAGAVILSLIIGGFSVGSLEILNVNGEFLQYPPFFYDAILPKWVLTLAAFLLIGIPFLILFVLGLRILSSSVKKISKPTSLTLLGIWVIALLTMIFTGIEYGTSHVNDGQFIKKTALNIIEKDTINLKMINDDEIYYRHNLRRNSSKQQVEIDGINKLYSNNINVDVKKSNSNEAYIILQKESSGKTRYNANWNAERIEYKYEIINNTIVLDAYYLSNFKNIWKNEEVNITVYIPEGNTVYFDHSIKNFLDDVKNETDIYDKDMANHHFIMTDTTLKCTDCTGNEKTI
- a CDS encoding DUF4442 domain-containing protein, which codes for MKFTPRKVNLFNLVKLPLAYLGGVRVRTITDTEVVVSIKHRWMNQNPFKSMFWAAQGMAAEMPTGVLVMKAIDDSKRKVSMLVTKQEAEFFKKATGKILFSCKGGNEIREAIQKSIATGEGQVIVLTSEGKNKEGVIVSRFKFHWSLRVKK
- a CDS encoding TIGR00266 family protein, coding for MFQDKIPQNSSNRNAHEIDYKIFGEEMQFVEIELDPQEGVVAEAGTFMMMDNNIKMNTILGDGSNQETGLLGKIFSAGKRILTGESLFMTVFTNDGVGKKQISFASPYPGKIIPIDLTQFGGKFICQKDAFLCAAKGVSIGIEFSKKLGRGLFGGEGFIMQKIEGDGLGFIHAGGTMAKKVLQPGEVLKVDTGCIVGFTQDVQYDIEFVGGIKNTIFGGEGMFFASLRGPGTVYIQSLPFSRLAGRVLSMAPRSGNGSRGEGSVLGGIGDLLDGDNRF